Proteins from a single region of Orcinus orca chromosome 20, mOrcOrc1.1, whole genome shotgun sequence:
- the LOC101277657 gene encoding leukocyte immunoglobulin-like receptor subfamily A member 6 isoform X8: MTPSLTALLCLGLSVGPRTQVQAGTLPKPTIWAEPGSVIPWGSPVTIWCQGTLGVREFHLNKEGSSPPWYRKPSLEPGDKGKFSISYMTQDYAGRYHCYYLSPTGWSERSGPLELVVTGAHSKPTLSALPSPVVTSGGTVTLQCGSWEGLHGFILTKEGEPKSSWTLDAQRGPHGQTQALLPVGRVTPSHRWMFRCHGFYRDTPQVWSAPSDPLELLFPGVSGKPSLLTLQGPVVASGQSLTLQCRSDVGYDRFALSQEGRQALPQRPGRQPQAGLSQADFPLGPVTNTHAGRYRCYGGHNLSSEWSAPSDPLDILVAGWFPDTPSLSVQPGPVVASGENVTLLCQSGSTRETFLLSKEGAAQPPLRLRSKYRGGHFQAEFSMSPVTSAHNGTYRCYSSLSSNPYLLSHASAPLELTVSGGSEVGARPPTEPGPQTGLKWYLNVLIGVSVAFVLLPLVLLVRHWGQSRRRKSGAADPEPKDTGLQSSSCPAAAAQDQALYAAVKDTQPEDGVQLDHPAAASEAPQDVTYAQLNHSTFRRETATPAPQSGEPPEEPSVYAALAVR; encoded by the exons ATGACCCCCAGCCTCACGGCCCTGCTCTGCCTCG GGCTGAGTGTGGGCCCAAGGACCCAGGTGCAGGCAG GCACCCTCCCCAAACCCACCATCTGGGCTGAGCCAGGCTCTGTGATCCCCTGGGGGAGCCCCGTGACCATCTGGTGTCAGGGGACCCTGGGGGTCCGGGAATTCCATCTGAATAAAGAGGGAAGCTCACCTCCCTGGTACAGAAAGCCCTCACTGGAGCCCGGGGACAAGGGCAAGTTCTCCATCTCATACATGACACAGGACTACGCAGGGAGATATCACTGTTACTATCTCAGCCCCACTGGCTGGTCAGAGCGCAGTGGCCCCCTGGAGCTGGTGGTGACAG gGGCCCACAGCAAACCCACCCTCTCAGCCCTGCCGAGCCCTGTGGTGACCTCGGGAGGGACCGTGACCCTCCAGTGTGGCTCATGGGAGGGACTGCACGGGTTCATTCTGACTAAGGAAGGAGAACCCAAGTCCTCCTGGACCCTGGATGCACAGCGAGGCCCCCATGGGCAGACCCAGGCCCTGCTCCCCGTGGGTCGCGTGACCCCCAGCCACAGGTGGATGTTCAGATGCCACGGCTTTTACAGGGACACCCCCCAGGTGTGGTCGGCCCCCAGTGACCCCCTGGAGCTCCTGTTCCCAG GTGTgtctgggaagccctccctcctGACCCTGCAGGGCCCTGTCGTGGCCTCTGGACAGAGCCTGACCCTCCAGTGTCGCTCTGACGTCGGCTATGACAGATTCGCTCTGTCCCAGGAGGGGAGACAGGCCCTCCCCCAGCGCCCTGGCCGGCAGCCCCAGGCTGGGCTCTCTCAGGCCGACTTCCCCCTGGGCCCGGTGACCAACACCCACGCGGGCCGGTACAGATGCTACGGTGGACACAACCTCTCCTCCGAGTGGTCGGCCCCCAGTGACCCCCTGGACATCCTGGTGGCAG GGTGGTTCCCTGACACGCCCTCCCTCTCGGTGCAGCCGGGCCCCGTGGTGGCCTCAGGAGAGAACGTGACCCTGCTGTGTCAGTCAGGGAGCACAAGGGAAACTTTCCTTCTGTCCAAGGAGGGGGCAGCCCAGCCCCCACTGCGTCTTAGATCAAAGTACCGAGGTGGGCATTTCCAGGCCGAATTCTCCATGAGTCCCGTGACCTCAGCCCACAATGGGACCTACAGGTGCTACAGCTCACTCAGCAGTAACCCGTACCTGCTGTCACACGCCAGTGCCCCCCTGGAGCTCACGGTCTCAG GAGGCTCTGAAGTTGGGGCCCGTCCCCCCACGGAGCCAGGCCCGCAGACGG GTCTCAAATGGTACCTGAACGTCCTGATCGGGGTCTCGGTGGCCTTCGTCCTGCTGCCCCTCGTCCTCCTCGTCCGACACTGGGGTCAGAGCAGACGCAGGAAGTCGG GGGCTGCAGACCCAGAGCCCAAGGACACAGGCCTGCAGAGCAG ctcctgcCCAGCCGCCGCCGCCCAGGACCAGGCCCTCT ATGCTGCCGTGAAGGACACACAGCCTGAGGACGGGGTGCAGCTGGACCATCCG GCCGCCGCATCTGAAGCCCCCCAGGATGTGACCTATGCCCAGCTGAACCACTCGACCTTCAGACGGGAGACTGCAACCCCTGCCCCCCAGTCAGGGGAGCCCCCAGAAGAGCCCAGCGTGTATGCTGCTCTCGCCGTCCGCTAG
- the LOC101277657 gene encoding leukocyte immunoglobulin-like receptor subfamily A member 6 isoform X9, translated as MTPSLTALLCLGLSVGPRTQVQAGTLPKPTIWAEPGSVIPWGSPVTIWCQGTLGVREFHLNKEGSSPPWYRKPSLEPGDKGKFSISYMTQDYAGRYHCYYLSPTGWSERSGPLELVVTGAHSKPTLSALPSPVVTSGGTVTLQCGSWEGLHGFILTKEGEPKSSWTLDAQRGPHGQTQALLPVGRVTPSHRWMFRCHGFYRDTPQVWSAPSDPLELLFPGVSGKPSLLTLQGPVVASGQSLTLQCRSDVGYDRFALSQEGRQALPQRPGRQPQAGLSQADFPLGPVTNTHAGRYRCYGGHNLSSEWSAPSDPLDILVAGWFPDTPSLSVQPGPVVASGENVTLLCQSGSTRETFLLSKEGAAQPPLRLRSKYRGGHFQAEFSMSPVTSAHNGTYRCYSSLSSNPYLLSHASAPLELTVSGGSEVGARPPTEPGPQTESLPSHRQDYTVENLIRMGMAGSVLLGLGILLFQAQHGHGGAQDAARS; from the exons ATGACCCCCAGCCTCACGGCCCTGCTCTGCCTCG GGCTGAGTGTGGGCCCAAGGACCCAGGTGCAGGCAG GCACCCTCCCCAAACCCACCATCTGGGCTGAGCCAGGCTCTGTGATCCCCTGGGGGAGCCCCGTGACCATCTGGTGTCAGGGGACCCTGGGGGTCCGGGAATTCCATCTGAATAAAGAGGGAAGCTCACCTCCCTGGTACAGAAAGCCCTCACTGGAGCCCGGGGACAAGGGCAAGTTCTCCATCTCATACATGACACAGGACTACGCAGGGAGATATCACTGTTACTATCTCAGCCCCACTGGCTGGTCAGAGCGCAGTGGCCCCCTGGAGCTGGTGGTGACAG gGGCCCACAGCAAACCCACCCTCTCAGCCCTGCCGAGCCCTGTGGTGACCTCGGGAGGGACCGTGACCCTCCAGTGTGGCTCATGGGAGGGACTGCACGGGTTCATTCTGACTAAGGAAGGAGAACCCAAGTCCTCCTGGACCCTGGATGCACAGCGAGGCCCCCATGGGCAGACCCAGGCCCTGCTCCCCGTGGGTCGCGTGACCCCCAGCCACAGGTGGATGTTCAGATGCCACGGCTTTTACAGGGACACCCCCCAGGTGTGGTCGGCCCCCAGTGACCCCCTGGAGCTCCTGTTCCCAG GTGTgtctgggaagccctccctcctGACCCTGCAGGGCCCTGTCGTGGCCTCTGGACAGAGCCTGACCCTCCAGTGTCGCTCTGACGTCGGCTATGACAGATTCGCTCTGTCCCAGGAGGGGAGACAGGCCCTCCCCCAGCGCCCTGGCCGGCAGCCCCAGGCTGGGCTCTCTCAGGCCGACTTCCCCCTGGGCCCGGTGACCAACACCCACGCGGGCCGGTACAGATGCTACGGTGGACACAACCTCTCCTCCGAGTGGTCGGCCCCCAGTGACCCCCTGGACATCCTGGTGGCAG GGTGGTTCCCTGACACGCCCTCCCTCTCGGTGCAGCCGGGCCCCGTGGTGGCCTCAGGAGAGAACGTGACCCTGCTGTGTCAGTCAGGGAGCACAAGGGAAACTTTCCTTCTGTCCAAGGAGGGGGCAGCCCAGCCCCCACTGCGTCTTAGATCAAAGTACCGAGGTGGGCATTTCCAGGCCGAATTCTCCATGAGTCCCGTGACCTCAGCCCACAATGGGACCTACAGGTGCTACAGCTCACTCAGCAGTAACCCGTACCTGCTGTCACACGCCAGTGCCCCCCTGGAGCTCACGGTCTCAG GAGGCTCTGAAGTTGGGGCCCGTCCCCCCACGGAGCCAGGCCCGCAGACGG